The following are encoded together in the Macadamia integrifolia cultivar HAES 741 chromosome 10, SCU_Mint_v3, whole genome shotgun sequence genome:
- the LOC122091968 gene encoding ABC transporter C family member 3-like isoform X1 translates to MDAKESKNDMNIGSFFPQYSTTIFLHGFSASSHLVFLLVLSIFWAYKRRTMATLENSKPLLKNTYFLYYRSTLVSCICLSCCDLLLFMLNSLSGYKRGWPDLKLFAQFDFAFRTLTWFVISAYLCIHFSRSSDHRFPILLRIWWAFYFPMSCSSLVVHLDLYWKHLSLPFLLWIFDSISIISSLFFCYTGLFGKRSDDKDLHLSKPLLKSSFSQSNGDDRPGSSVSGENVSPYANASLLNMFTFSWIGPLLALGYKKTLNLEDIPQLATCENADVVFAYFVNKLESTSNGNDNGGQVSTLKLVKALILSSWKEILWTTLFSIICTLASYVVPSLINSFVKYLNSPRELKYKGYVLVFIFFLSKLIWCISERHLFFQLRKMAVKIRAALFSIIYKKGLRLSSQSKQGHTSGENINLMSVDVERTALFSWYLHNIWRVPVQIVLALLILYKYLGLASLVAVVATMILILANVPLGKLQEKFQGELMDSKDRRMKVASEALRNMRILKLHGWEMKFLAKITELRNFEIIWLKRLLYSSAMIAFVYLSAPMFVSMVTFGFCMLMRIPLDSGKILSALATFGILQKPIYSLPDTISMVVQTKVSLDRITSFLRLDDLNPNIVQKLPRDGAKVAIEIVKGNFSWDLHSSDLTLKDLNFRVYHGMRVAICGSIGSGKSSLLSCILGEVPKVSGTIKLNGTKAYVSQSPWIQSGKIVDNILFGKEMDNERYEMILEACSLKKDLELCAFGDHTIIGERGINLSGGQKQRIQIARALYHDADIYLLDDPFSAVDAHTGTHLFKISIDQSAVDISIPRQTEELLISIIGFLGTVAVMSQIAWQMLIVFIPMTVICIWYQRYYRAAARELSRLAGVCQAPIVQHFAESSLGSTTIRCFDQEERFMGTNFKLVDGYSRPKFHISGAMEWLCFRMDVLMSITYVVSLIFLISVPKGVLSPGVLGLAVTYGLDLSMYGVVWDFSILENKIISVERILQYACIPNEPPLLVEENRPGHEWPSQGKVDFVDLKVRYAPHLPLVLRGLTCTFPGGMKIGIVGRTGSGKSTLIHALFRMFEPVSGQILIDGIDISKIGLHDLRSKLSIIPQDPTMFEGTLRSNLDPLEEYTDEQIWEALDKCQLGDEVRKKERKLDSAVTENGENWSMGQRQLVCLGRVLLKRSKVLILDEATASVDTATDYQIQQTISQHFSGSTIITIAHRITTILDIDMVILMDNGLVLEYDSPAKLLQIKSSSFAKLVKEYTRRCS, encoded by the exons ATGGATgcaaaagaatcaaagaatgatATGAACATTGGGAGTTTTTTTCCACAGTATTCTACAACCATTTTTCTCCATGGATTTTCTGCTTCTTCACACTtagtttttttattagttttatcCATTTTCTGGGCTTACAAGAGGCGCACTATGGCTACCCTCGAAAATTCAAAACCCCTGTTGAAGAATACATACTTTTTATACTATAGATCAACCCTTGTATCTTGCATTTGTCTATCTTGTTGTGATCTTCTCCTATTTATGTTGAACTCTCTCTCTGGGTATAAACGTGGTTGGCCTGATCTAAAGCTTTTTGCCCAATTCGATTTTGCATTTAGAACACTCACTTGGTTTGTGATCTCTGCTTATTTGTGCATCCATTTTTCTCGTTCAAGTGATCACAGGTTCCCTATTCTACTAAGGATTTGGTGGGCCTTCTACTTCCCAATGTCTTGTTCCTCTCTTGTTGTACATCTTGATTTGTATTGGAAACATTTATCCTTACCATTCCTTCTATGGATCTTCGATTCCATATCCATTATTTCTAGTTTGTTCTTTTGTTATACTGGGTTGTTTGGTAAAAGGAGTGATGATAAAGATCTTCATCTTTCAAAGCCTCTTTTAAAAAGTAGTTTCAGTCAAAGCAATGGTGATGACAGACCAGGATCAAGTGTCAGTGGAGAGAATGTATCTCCTTATGCAAATGCTAGTCTTCTAAATATGTTTACTTTTTCTTGGATAGGCCCTTTGCTTGCACTTGGGTATAAAAAAACTTTGAATCTTGAAGATATTCCTCAGCTAGCTACTTGTGAGAATGCCGATGTGGTCTTTGCCTATTTTGTAAATAAACTTGAATCTACTAGTAATGGCAATGACAATGGTGGTCAGGTAAGCACACTCAAGCTGGTGAAGGCATTGATTCTCTCATCATGGAAAGAAATTCTATGGACgactctattctccattataTGCACGTTAGCTTCGTATGTTGTACCAAGTCTTATTAACTCCTTTGTTAAGTATCTCAATAGCCCTCGGGAACTAAAATATAAAGGCTATGTGctagtgtttattttctttctttcgaaACTCATATGGTGCATTTCAGAGAGACATTTGTTCTTTCAATTGCGAAAGATGGCAGTTAAGATCCGTGCTGCCTTGTTCTCAATAATCTATAAAAAGGGCCTTAGGCTTTCAAGCCAATCAAAGCAAGGCCACACTAGTGGGGAGAACATTAATTTGATGAGTGTTGATGTTGAGAGGACTGCACTTTTCAGTTGGTACTTACACAATATATGGAGGGTGCCTGTTCAGATTGTTTTAGCATTATTGATTTTGTACAAGTATCTTGGGCTTGCTTCACTTGTAGCTGTTGTTGCTACAATGATTTTGATATTAGCAAATGTTCCACTGGGAAAACTACAGGAAAAATTTCAAGGGGAATTGATGGATTCGAAGGATCGACGAATGAAAGTGGCATCTGAGGCTCTAAGGAATATGAGGATTCTCAAGCTCCATGGCTGGGAGATGAAGTTTTTGGCTAAGATAACTGAGCTCAGGAACTTTGAAATAATATGGTTAAAGAGATTACTTTATTCATCAGCTATGATTGCCTTTGTCTACTTGTCTGCACCCATGTTTGTATccatggttacttttgggttcTGTATGCTTATGAGAATTCCTTTAGATTCGGGAAAGATTTTATCTGCACTTGCAACATTTGGGATATTGCAAAAGCCCATTTATAGTCTCCCAGACACCATATCCATGGTAGTTCAAACTAAAGTTTCCCTTGACAGGATAACATCATTTCTACGTCTTGATGATCTTAATCCGAATATAGTACAAAAGCTTCCAAGAGATGGTGCTAAGGTTGCAATTGAGATAGTCAAGGGGAATTTCTCTTGGGACCTTCATTCCTCTGATCTCACTTTAAAAGATCTTAATTTTCGAGTGTACCATGGTATGAGAGTCGCTATTTGTGGTTCTATTGGGTCAGGTAAGTCAAGCCTACTCTCATGTATATTGGGGGAAGTGCCAAAGGTATCTGGAACCATTAAGTTGAATGGAACGAAGGCCTATGTTTCACAATCACCTTGGATACAGAGTGGGAAGATAGTAGACAATATATTGTTTGGTAAGGAGATGGATAATGAAAGGTATGAAATGATCCTTGAAGCGTGTTCATTAAAGAAGGACCTAGAATTGTGTGCCTTTGGGGACCATACTAtaataggggagagagggatCAACCTGAGTGGTGGGCAAAAGCAAAGAATCCAAATTGCACGTGCTTTGTATCATGATGCTGATATCTATCTACTTGATGATCCTTTTAGCGCTGTGGATGCTCATACAGGAACTCATCTATTCAAG ATATCCATTGATCAAAGTGCAGTTGATATCTCCATTCCACGACAAACTGAAGAACTTCTTATCTCTATCATAGGATTCTTGGGAACTGTTGCAGTAATGTCACAGATCGCATGGCAAATGTTAATAGTGTTTATTCCGATGACTGTGATATGCATCTGGTATCAG CGATACTATAGAGCTGCAGCACGAGAACTTTCACGACTGGCTGGAGTATGTCAGGCTCCCATTGTACAACATTTTGCTGAATCTAGTTTAGGTTCAACTACAATCAGGTGTTTTGATCAAGAAGAGAGGTTTATGGGTACAAACTTCAAGTTGGTGGATGGGTATTCCCGTCCCAAATTTCATATATCTGGTGCAATGGAGTGGTTATGCTTCCGCATGGATGTGTTAATGTCTATCACATATGtcgtttctttgattttcttgatcTCAGTGCCTAAAGGAGTACTTAGTCCTG GTGTTTTGGGTTTGGCAGTTACATATGGGCTTGATCTCAGTATGTATGGGGTCGTATGGGATTTTAGCATACTTGAGAATAAAATCATTTCTGTCGAGAGAATACTACAGTATGCTTGCATCCCTAATGAACCCCCACTCTTGGTAGAAGAAAATAGGCCAGGTCATGAATGGCCATCACAAGGGAAAGTTGATTTTGTTGATCTGAAG GTTCGATATGCCCCACATCTTCCTCTTGTCTTGCGAGGTCTCACATGCACTTTTCCAGGAGGGATGAAGATTGGCATCGTTGGACGAACGGGTAGTGGTAAATCAACTCTCATACATGCTCTTTTCCGCATGTTTGAACCTGTATCTGGTCAGATTTTGATAGATGGTATCGACATCTCCAAGATTGGTCTTCATGACTTGAGGTCAAAATTGAGCATCATCCCACAAGACCCAACAATGTTTGAGGGGACTCTAAGAAGCAACCTTGACCCACTTGAAGAGTACACTGATGAACAAATTTGggag GCTTTAGATAAATGCCAACTTGGTGATGaagttagaaagaaagaaaggaagcttgATTCTGCAG TGACtgagaatggagagaattggaGCATGGGTCAAAGACAGTTAGTCTGTTTAGGGCGGGTATTACTCAAGAGGAGCAAAGTTTTAATACTTGATGAAGCTACTGCATCGGTAGATACTGCGACTgattatcaaattcaacaaacAATTAGTCAACACTTCTCAGGGTCTACTATCATCACAATAGCACATAGGATAACTACAATTCTTGATATCGACATGGTCATCCTCATGGATAATG GTCTTGTATTGGAATATGATTCCCCAGCTAAATTGCTACAAATCAAGTCCTCGTCATTTGCAAAACTTGTTAAGGAGTATACTCGAAGATGTAGTTAG
- the LOC122091968 gene encoding ABC transporter C family member 3-like isoform X2 gives MDAKESKNDMNIGSFFPQYSTTIFLHGFSASSHLVFLLVLSIFWAYKRRTMATLENSKPLLKNTYFLYYRSTLVSCICLSCCDLLLFMLNSLSGYKRGWPDLKLFAQFDFAFRTLTWFVISAYLCIHFSRSSDHRFPILLRIWWAFYFPMSCSSLVVHLDLYWKHLSLPFLLWIFDSISIISSLFFCYTGLFGKRSDDKDLHLSKPLLKSSFSQSNGDDRPGSSVSGENVSPYANASLLNMFTFSWIGPLLALGYKKTLNLEDIPQLATCENADVVFAYFVNKLESTSNGNDNGGQVSTLKLVKALILSSWKEILWTTLFSIICTLASYVVPSLINSFVKYLNSPRELKYKGYVLVFIFFLSKLIWCISERHLFFQLRKMAVKIRAALFSIIYKKGLRLSSQSKQGHTSGENINLMSVDVERTALFSWYLHNIWRVPVQIVLALLILYKYLGLASLVAVVATMILILANVPLGKLQEKFQGELMDSKDRRMKVASEALRNMRILKLHGWEMKFLAKITELRNFEIIWLKRLLYSSAMIAFVYLSAPMFVSMVTFGFCMLMRIPLDSGKILSALATFGILQKPIYSLPDTISMVVQTKVSLDRITSFLRLDDLNPNIVQKLPRDGAKVAIEIVKGNFSWDLHSSDLTLKDLNFRVYHGMRVAICGSIGSGKSSLLSCILGEVPKVSGTIKLNGTKAYVSQSPWIQSGKIVDNILFGKEMDNERYEMILEACSLKKDLELCAFGDHTIIGERGINLSGGQKQRIQIARALYHDADIYLLDDPFSAVDAHTGTHLFKISIDQSAVDISIPRQTEELLISIIGFLGTVAVMSQIAWQMLIVFIPMTVICIWYQVRYAPHLPLVLRGLTCTFPGGMKIGIVGRTGSGKSTLIHALFRMFEPVSGQILIDGIDISKIGLHDLRSKLSIIPQDPTMFEGTLRSNLDPLEEYTDEQIWEALDKCQLGDEVRKKERKLDSAVTENGENWSMGQRQLVCLGRVLLKRSKVLILDEATASVDTATDYQIQQTISQHFSGSTIITIAHRITTILDIDMVILMDNGLVLEYDSPAKLLQIKSSSFAKLVKEYTRRCS, from the exons ATGGATgcaaaagaatcaaagaatgatATGAACATTGGGAGTTTTTTTCCACAGTATTCTACAACCATTTTTCTCCATGGATTTTCTGCTTCTTCACACTtagtttttttattagttttatcCATTTTCTGGGCTTACAAGAGGCGCACTATGGCTACCCTCGAAAATTCAAAACCCCTGTTGAAGAATACATACTTTTTATACTATAGATCAACCCTTGTATCTTGCATTTGTCTATCTTGTTGTGATCTTCTCCTATTTATGTTGAACTCTCTCTCTGGGTATAAACGTGGTTGGCCTGATCTAAAGCTTTTTGCCCAATTCGATTTTGCATTTAGAACACTCACTTGGTTTGTGATCTCTGCTTATTTGTGCATCCATTTTTCTCGTTCAAGTGATCACAGGTTCCCTATTCTACTAAGGATTTGGTGGGCCTTCTACTTCCCAATGTCTTGTTCCTCTCTTGTTGTACATCTTGATTTGTATTGGAAACATTTATCCTTACCATTCCTTCTATGGATCTTCGATTCCATATCCATTATTTCTAGTTTGTTCTTTTGTTATACTGGGTTGTTTGGTAAAAGGAGTGATGATAAAGATCTTCATCTTTCAAAGCCTCTTTTAAAAAGTAGTTTCAGTCAAAGCAATGGTGATGACAGACCAGGATCAAGTGTCAGTGGAGAGAATGTATCTCCTTATGCAAATGCTAGTCTTCTAAATATGTTTACTTTTTCTTGGATAGGCCCTTTGCTTGCACTTGGGTATAAAAAAACTTTGAATCTTGAAGATATTCCTCAGCTAGCTACTTGTGAGAATGCCGATGTGGTCTTTGCCTATTTTGTAAATAAACTTGAATCTACTAGTAATGGCAATGACAATGGTGGTCAGGTAAGCACACTCAAGCTGGTGAAGGCATTGATTCTCTCATCATGGAAAGAAATTCTATGGACgactctattctccattataTGCACGTTAGCTTCGTATGTTGTACCAAGTCTTATTAACTCCTTTGTTAAGTATCTCAATAGCCCTCGGGAACTAAAATATAAAGGCTATGTGctagtgtttattttctttctttcgaaACTCATATGGTGCATTTCAGAGAGACATTTGTTCTTTCAATTGCGAAAGATGGCAGTTAAGATCCGTGCTGCCTTGTTCTCAATAATCTATAAAAAGGGCCTTAGGCTTTCAAGCCAATCAAAGCAAGGCCACACTAGTGGGGAGAACATTAATTTGATGAGTGTTGATGTTGAGAGGACTGCACTTTTCAGTTGGTACTTACACAATATATGGAGGGTGCCTGTTCAGATTGTTTTAGCATTATTGATTTTGTACAAGTATCTTGGGCTTGCTTCACTTGTAGCTGTTGTTGCTACAATGATTTTGATATTAGCAAATGTTCCACTGGGAAAACTACAGGAAAAATTTCAAGGGGAATTGATGGATTCGAAGGATCGACGAATGAAAGTGGCATCTGAGGCTCTAAGGAATATGAGGATTCTCAAGCTCCATGGCTGGGAGATGAAGTTTTTGGCTAAGATAACTGAGCTCAGGAACTTTGAAATAATATGGTTAAAGAGATTACTTTATTCATCAGCTATGATTGCCTTTGTCTACTTGTCTGCACCCATGTTTGTATccatggttacttttgggttcTGTATGCTTATGAGAATTCCTTTAGATTCGGGAAAGATTTTATCTGCACTTGCAACATTTGGGATATTGCAAAAGCCCATTTATAGTCTCCCAGACACCATATCCATGGTAGTTCAAACTAAAGTTTCCCTTGACAGGATAACATCATTTCTACGTCTTGATGATCTTAATCCGAATATAGTACAAAAGCTTCCAAGAGATGGTGCTAAGGTTGCAATTGAGATAGTCAAGGGGAATTTCTCTTGGGACCTTCATTCCTCTGATCTCACTTTAAAAGATCTTAATTTTCGAGTGTACCATGGTATGAGAGTCGCTATTTGTGGTTCTATTGGGTCAGGTAAGTCAAGCCTACTCTCATGTATATTGGGGGAAGTGCCAAAGGTATCTGGAACCATTAAGTTGAATGGAACGAAGGCCTATGTTTCACAATCACCTTGGATACAGAGTGGGAAGATAGTAGACAATATATTGTTTGGTAAGGAGATGGATAATGAAAGGTATGAAATGATCCTTGAAGCGTGTTCATTAAAGAAGGACCTAGAATTGTGTGCCTTTGGGGACCATACTAtaataggggagagagggatCAACCTGAGTGGTGGGCAAAAGCAAAGAATCCAAATTGCACGTGCTTTGTATCATGATGCTGATATCTATCTACTTGATGATCCTTTTAGCGCTGTGGATGCTCATACAGGAACTCATCTATTCAAG ATATCCATTGATCAAAGTGCAGTTGATATCTCCATTCCACGACAAACTGAAGAACTTCTTATCTCTATCATAGGATTCTTGGGAACTGTTGCAGTAATGTCACAGATCGCATGGCAAATGTTAATAGTGTTTATTCCGATGACTGTGATATGCATCTGGTATCAG GTTCGATATGCCCCACATCTTCCTCTTGTCTTGCGAGGTCTCACATGCACTTTTCCAGGAGGGATGAAGATTGGCATCGTTGGACGAACGGGTAGTGGTAAATCAACTCTCATACATGCTCTTTTCCGCATGTTTGAACCTGTATCTGGTCAGATTTTGATAGATGGTATCGACATCTCCAAGATTGGTCTTCATGACTTGAGGTCAAAATTGAGCATCATCCCACAAGACCCAACAATGTTTGAGGGGACTCTAAGAAGCAACCTTGACCCACTTGAAGAGTACACTGATGAACAAATTTGggag GCTTTAGATAAATGCCAACTTGGTGATGaagttagaaagaaagaaaggaagcttgATTCTGCAG TGACtgagaatggagagaattggaGCATGGGTCAAAGACAGTTAGTCTGTTTAGGGCGGGTATTACTCAAGAGGAGCAAAGTTTTAATACTTGATGAAGCTACTGCATCGGTAGATACTGCGACTgattatcaaattcaacaaacAATTAGTCAACACTTCTCAGGGTCTACTATCATCACAATAGCACATAGGATAACTACAATTCTTGATATCGACATGGTCATCCTCATGGATAATG GTCTTGTATTGGAATATGATTCCCCAGCTAAATTGCTACAAATCAAGTCCTCGTCATTTGCAAAACTTGTTAAGGAGTATACTCGAAGATGTAGTTAG
- the LOC122090556 gene encoding polygalacturonase non-catalytic subunit AroGP3-like, which translates to MILLLGFLIAAYLSGSQAENSFSQYWGKHIGLPYPPHWLVLKASPLSPHQVAMYMKLMEENELASHLHSFCKQANVVCSTNALVKKTTNNTTLPPIAQWNAAKVEYENIPYETPLSVASQGGLPYFRESMVKEGGFMHVPDLRDPMSYKSFLPRSLASKIPFSFSQIEELNNLFGVVDESKMDEYIQETLKICDKRPIRGDQCTCATSAEDLIDFVVKKLGHHVCLWNTESIEGSYEDVTIGSVKLIHGNLSEPPALCHSQPFPFQVYYCHVLPKVKVYVVDINARKTVNHAIMACHYDTSTWNPNHLAFKLLGFGPGLIEVCHWINENGVVWTKRLQIE; encoded by the exons ATGATTCTGTTGCTTGGATTTCTCATAGCAGCATACCTTAGT GGTTCTCAAGCTGAAAATTCATTCTCACAATATTGGGGAAAGCATATTGGTCTTCCATACCCTCCACACTGGTTAGTTTTAAAGGCATCTCCATTAAGCCCCCATCAAGTAGCAATGTATATGAAACTCATGGAGGAAAATGAATTGGCTTCCCACTTGCATTCGTTCTGTAAGCAAGCTAATGTTGTTTGTTCTACAAATGCACTAGTGAAGAAGACAACGAACAACACAACATTGCCACCAATAGCCCAGTGGAATGCTGCAAAAGTGGAATACGAAAACATTCCGTATGAAACACCCTTATCAGTTGCCAGCCAAGGGGGATTGCCATATTTTCGAGAGTCAATGGTGAAAGAAGGAGGTTTCATGCATGTCCCTGATCTAAGGGACCCAATGTCATATAAATCGTTCTTGCCACGATCTCTAGCAtcaaaaattccattttccttttctcagATTGAAGAATTGAATAATCTTTTTGGTGTGGTGGATGAGTCAAAAATGGATGAGTATATTCAAGAAACCCTCAAGATATGTGACAAGAGACCCATTCGAGGTGACCAATGCACTTGTGCGACTTCGGCCGAGGATCTCATTGATTTTGTTGTTAAAAAATTAGGGCATCATGTATGCCTATGGAATACTGAGAGCATCGAAGGATCTTATGAGGATGTCACAATTGGAAGTGTGAAACTCATCCATGGAAACCTCTCAGAACCACCAGCCTTGTGTCATAGTCAACCATTCCCGTTTCAAGTATATTATTGTCATGTTTTACCGAAGGTAAAAGTATATGTAGTTGATATAAATGCTCGAAAGACAGTTAATCATGCAATTATGGCATGCCACTATGACACATCAACTTGGAATCCAAACCATCTTGCTTTTAAGTTGTTGGGTTTTGGCCCAGGCCTAATTGAAGTTTGTCATTGGATAAATGAGAATGGAGTGGTTTGGACAAAGAGACTACAGATTGAGTAG